A single genomic interval of Ruminococcus sp. NK3A76 harbors:
- a CDS encoding DUF5104 domain-containing protein has protein sequence MTPFEKSFRELRFKMTLRGVVFAVLMISMVVSMFVGAVRIPSRTANETAISAVKESLYTIAVCDLMAAFCLLGAVYLILDAFAMLIRNKTSSVKVYKMLKDPGNPHLKPDNRPAKLFVKSIIGYIIALGAAGFISVFCFCRSHSFLCTAEGDFGIKHLRNTIYNVTLDEKLESISTGYIDVMTFETCGVPYIDKLGSDDNCCWVKTADGVSLPITALDKAVMQKLWERNEKRRENIIKVRYFKRSGLIESYEFVSDHRDIERFDLPKVGLELDDSFVVTRPEDMKEYGDIAWLVERNGELMHPKSESGSLPYSLPALTKTLDIPAVEWDGREDITGEYTVTLVKVFTYPDPEGYSDPETEVLPVSDTVSFTVAGGSDIIKALGDEKLNITVDEKAFTVTMPKLPDGFARYVDIYLAQEMTGRLVGTEFGYNPYTINYDYAEGQTINLRSISAHHRIYAYALDDEGNAVPISNIVEFDYMTDEDRSDEDERQKKLEFFEPVLQALENHDSAAIKALFSKNVIDNNADIDKSIEKIFKIYKGGRIDRDALYPYTEEYTSYDGKTQECYGNLWITTVEGTSCRIDITRCYKNGDIKDNVGMTYFSISDGETYDSFTIR, from the coding sequence ATGACACCGTTTGAAAAGAGCTTCAGGGAGCTTAGGTTTAAGATGACACTGCGTGGCGTTGTCTTCGCAGTGCTTATGATAAGCATGGTCGTTTCGATGTTTGTCGGGGCTGTGCGTATCCCGTCAAGGACAGCAAATGAAACGGCTATCTCTGCGGTGAAAGAGTCACTCTACACGATAGCCGTGTGTGACCTGATGGCGGCTTTCTGCCTGCTGGGGGCTGTGTATCTTATCCTTGATGCTTTTGCTATGCTCATACGAAACAAGACCTCGTCTGTTAAGGTCTATAAAATGCTCAAAGACCCCGGCAACCCGCACCTTAAGCCTGACAACAGGCCTGCGAAGCTGTTTGTAAAGAGCATCATAGGATATATCATCGCTCTCGGTGCGGCAGGGTTCATTTCAGTGTTTTGCTTTTGCAGGTCGCATTCGTTTCTCTGTACGGCGGAGGGCGATTTCGGCATAAAGCATCTGCGCAACACTATCTATAACGTCACGCTTGACGAAAAGCTTGAAAGTATATCCACAGGCTATATCGACGTTATGACATTTGAGACCTGCGGAGTGCCGTATATCGACAAGCTCGGCTCGGATGACAACTGCTGCTGGGTCAAGACTGCCGACGGCGTGAGCCTGCCGATAACAGCGCTCGATAAAGCAGTCATGCAAAAGCTATGGGAGCGCAACGAAAAGCGCCGTGAGAATATCATTAAGGTGAGATACTTTAAGCGCTCGGGGCTTATCGAGTCGTATGAGTTCGTGTCTGACCACAGGGATATCGAGAGGTTTGACCTGCCGAAGGTGGGGCTGGAGCTTGATGACAGCTTTGTCGTTACAAGGCCTGAGGACATGAAGGAGTACGGCGATATCGCATGGCTTGTCGAGCGAAACGGCGAGCTTATGCACCCAAAGAGCGAGAGCGGCAGCCTGCCGTATTCTCTCCCGGCACTGACAAAGACGCTGGATATACCGGCTGTCGAGTGGGATGGCAGGGAGGATATCACAGGCGAGTATACTGTGACGCTCGTCAAGGTGTTCACATACCCTGACCCTGAGGGGTACTCAGACCCTGAGACAGAGGTATTGCCGGTGAGCGACACTGTCAGCTTCACTGTCGCAGGCGGAAGCGATATCATAAAAGCTCTCGGCGATGAAAAGCTAAATATAACTGTCGATGAAAAGGCGTTTACCGTGACTATGCCAAAGCTGCCCGACGGCTTTGCGAGGTATGTCGATATCTACCTTGCGCAGGAGATGACAGGCAGGCTGGTCGGCACAGAGTTCGGCTATAACCCCTATACGATAAACTATGACTACGCCGAGGGGCAGACTATCAACCTGCGCAGTATATCCGCACATCACAGGATATATGCCTATGCCCTTGACGATGAGGGGAACGCTGTGCCTATAAGCAACATAGTCGAGTTTGACTATATGACCGATGAAGACCGGAGCGATGAGGACGAGCGGCAGAAAAAGCTCGAATTCTTCGAGCCTGTGCTTCAGGCGCTCGAAAACCACGACTCGGCGGCGATAAAGGCATTGTTTTCAAAGAACGTGATAGACAACAACGCCGATATCGACAAGAGCATAGAGAAGATATTTAAGATATACAAGGGCGGAAGGATAGACCGTGATGCGCTCTATCCCTATACCGAGGAATACACCTCCTACGACGGCAAGACGCAGGAATGCTACGGCAATCTGTGGATAACCACCGTTGAGGGCACCTCCTGCCGCATAGATATCACCAGGTGCTATAAAAACGGCGATATCAAGGACAACGTCGGCATGACGTATTTCAGTATATCAGACGGCGAGACTTACGATTCGTTCACTATAAGATGA
- the mraZ gene encoding division/cell wall cluster transcriptional repressor MraZ: MQDRLKGNFSQTMDVKGRMSFPQKLRDEIGDRFIVTKGIDGCLFVYSNENFEAICEKLRAIPMIRGRAIQRNIMSWAIEVEADKQGRILIPQNLREQAGLVKDVIVSGVFDRCEIWDKQRFDEMNASVDEEELMKALEGTEF; the protein is encoded by the coding sequence TTGCAGGACAGGCTTAAAGGTAACTTCTCTCAGACTATGGACGTCAAGGGAAGAATGAGCTTTCCGCAGAAGCTCAGAGATGAGATAGGCGACAGATTCATCGTTACCAAGGGCATCGACGGCTGCCTTTTCGTCTACTCGAATGAGAATTTCGAGGCAATATGCGAAAAGCTGCGTGCTATCCCGATGATAAGAGGCAGGGCTATACAGCGCAATATCATGTCATGGGCGATAGAGGTCGAGGCGGACAAGCAGGGGAGGATACTTATTCCCCAGAACCTGCGTGAGCAGGCAGGGCTTGTAAAGGATGTCATCGTTTCCGGCGTTTTTGACAGATGCGAGATATGGGATAAGCAGCGCTTTGACGAGATGAACGCATCAGTCGATGAGGAGGAGCTCATGAAGGCTCTTGAAGGGACAGAATTTTAA
- the rsmH gene encoding 16S rRNA (cytosine(1402)-N(4))-methyltransferase RsmH, which produces MEFKHFSVMLDECIEGLAIKPDGVYVDGTAGGAGHSREIAKRLENGLLIAIDRDPEAVKTASQRLEGYNAKVVLSNYDEIRQVLDRSGIEGVDGILLDLGVSSYQLDNAERGFSYHNDAPLDMRMSSSGMSARDVVNDYAESQLADIIFRYGEEKYAKSIARGIAKAREQGAIETTAQLAEIVKNNVPQKARREKNPCKKTFQAIRIEVNGELEHLSNALDAAFDCLNVGGRMCIITFHSLEDRLVKQRFAEYCRGCECPPDFPVCVCGKTPSGRLVNRKPITASEQELEVNNRSRSAKLRIIEKLKDREVV; this is translated from the coding sequence ATGGAATTTAAGCATTTTTCGGTAATGCTTGATGAGTGTATAGAAGGGCTTGCGATAAAGCCCGACGGGGTATATGTAGACGGTACCGCAGGCGGTGCCGGGCATTCAAGGGAGATAGCAAAGCGCCTTGAAAACGGGCTGCTGATAGCTATAGACCGTGACCCCGAGGCTGTGAAAACAGCGTCGCAGAGGCTTGAGGGCTATAACGCAAAGGTAGTGCTCTCAAACTATGACGAGATAAGACAGGTGCTCGACCGGTCAGGCATAGAGGGAGTTGACGGCATACTCCTTGACCTGGGCGTTTCGTCATACCAGCTCGATAACGCAGAGAGGGGCTTTAGCTACCATAACGATGCGCCGCTCGATATGAGAATGAGCAGCAGCGGTATGAGCGCCCGTGACGTTGTAAACGATTATGCAGAGAGCCAGCTTGCCGATATCATTTTCAGATACGGCGAGGAGAAATACGCAAAAAGCATTGCCAGAGGCATAGCTAAGGCAAGAGAGCAGGGAGCTATCGAAACTACCGCTCAGCTTGCGGAGATAGTAAAAAATAACGTGCCGCAGAAGGCACGCAGAGAAAAGAACCCCTGTAAAAAGACCTTCCAGGCGATAAGGATAGAGGTCAACGGGGAGCTTGAACACCTTTCAAACGCACTCGATGCTGCGTTTGACTGCCTGAATGTCGGCGGAAGAATGTGTATAATCACATTCCACTCGCTTGAAGACAGGCTCGTAAAGCAGAGATTTGCAGAGTATTGCAGGGGCTGCGAGTGCCCGCCGGATTTCCCGGTGTGCGTCTGCGGAAAGACCCCGAGCGGCAGGCTCGTCAACAGAAAGCCAATTACCGCATCAGAGCAGGAGCTTGAAGTCAATAACCGCTCACGCTCGGCAAAGCTCAGAATAATTGAAAAACTAAAAGACAGAGAAGTTGTGTAA
- a CDS encoding cell division protein FtsL, which produces MSKQNLAYNYDLEELREQETDRKRKIAHESGTFTFDRVIVARFVAIFILAGVLLAAIMYGRVELSSLYSRQAQLQAELEQYENENKSLESELAQKTGLTKVESYAEDELGLQKLNKSQIEYIRVKKDAVSEPVKQEDDNVFMRIKKTIGGILEYLGLK; this is translated from the coding sequence ATGTCAAAGCAGAATTTAGCTTATAATTACGACCTTGAAGAACTGCGTGAGCAGGAAACTGACCGTAAAAGGAAGATCGCCCACGAAAGCGGCACCTTTACCTTTGACAGGGTGATAGTTGCAAGGTTCGTTGCGATATTTATTCTCGCAGGTGTGCTGCTGGCAGCTATAATGTACGGCAGGGTCGAGCTCAGCTCGCTCTACAGCAGGCAGGCACAGCTCCAGGCAGAGCTTGAGCAGTATGAGAACGAGAACAAGAGCCTGGAATCAGAGCTCGCTCAGAAAACAGGCCTTACAAAGGTCGAGTCATACGCAGAGGACGAGCTTGGGCTGCAAAAGCTCAACAAGAGCCAGATAGAATACATAAGAGTTAAAAAGGACGCAGTCTCTGAGCCTGTTAAGCAGGAGGACGACAATGTATTCATGAGGATAAAGAAGACCATAGGAGGGATTCTGGAATATCTCGGGCTCAAATAA